One Streptomyces coeruleorubidus DNA segment encodes these proteins:
- a CDS encoding thiolase domain-containing protein, producing MTSAPGDRQIAVVAFAQTVHRRSSEELSEVEMLMPVLHEVLDRTGLKTADIDFTCSGSSDYLAGRAFSFTLALDGVGAWPPISESHVEMDGAWALYEAWTKLLTGDADTALVYSYGKSSPGSVRDVLTRQLDPYYVAPLWPDSVALAALQAQALIDAGDTDEPALAAVASRNREAASANPHTQLKGPVAQGDYLVRPLRTGDCPPIGDGAAAVILAAGDRARDLCAHPAWIRGIDHRVEAHGLGVRDLTDSPSTRLAAERAGAFERPVDTAELHAPFTAQEVVLRKALRLGDGVVVNPSGGALAANPIMAAGLIRIGEAAARIHRGESGRALAHATSGPCLQQNLVAVLEGEPR from the coding sequence GTGACGAGCGCACCGGGGGACCGCCAGATCGCCGTCGTCGCCTTCGCCCAGACCGTCCACCGGCGCAGCAGCGAGGAGCTCTCCGAGGTGGAGATGCTCATGCCGGTGCTGCACGAGGTCCTCGACCGGACCGGCCTGAAGACCGCCGACATCGACTTCACCTGCTCCGGCTCCAGCGACTACCTCGCCGGCCGCGCCTTCTCCTTCACCCTCGCCCTCGACGGTGTCGGCGCCTGGCCGCCGATCTCCGAGTCGCACGTCGAGATGGACGGCGCCTGGGCCCTGTACGAGGCCTGGACCAAACTCCTCACCGGTGACGCCGACACCGCCCTGGTCTACTCGTACGGCAAGTCCTCGCCCGGCTCGGTCCGCGACGTCCTGACCCGCCAGCTCGACCCGTACTACGTGGCACCTCTGTGGCCCGACTCCGTGGCGCTCGCCGCCCTCCAGGCGCAGGCCCTCATCGACGCCGGCGACACCGACGAGCCCGCCCTCGCGGCCGTCGCCTCCCGCAACCGTGAGGCGGCGTCCGCCAACCCGCACACACAACTCAAGGGGCCGGTGGCGCAGGGGGACTACCTGGTCCGGCCCCTGCGCACGGGTGACTGCCCACCCATCGGCGACGGGGCGGCCGCCGTGATCCTCGCAGCGGGCGACCGGGCCCGTGACCTGTGCGCACACCCCGCCTGGATCCGCGGTATCGACCACCGCGTCGAGGCGCACGGCCTCGGTGTGCGCGACCTGACCGACTCGCCGTCCACCCGCCTGGCCGCCGAACGGGCGGGTGCCTTCGAGCGGCCCGTCGACACCGCCGAGCTGCACGCGCCCTTCACCGCCCAGGAGGTCGTCCTGCGCAAGGCCCTCCGCCTCGGCGACGGGGTCGTCGTCAACCCCTCCGGCGGAGCCCTCGCGGCCAACCCGATCATGGCCGCCGGTCTCATCCGCATCGGCGAGGCCGCCGCCCGCATCCACCGCGGCGAGTCCGGCCGCGCCCTCGCCCACGCCACGTCCGGCCCCTGCCTCCAGCAGAATCTCGTCGCCGTACTCGAAGGGGAGCCCCGATGA
- a CDS encoding crotonase/enoyl-CoA hydratase family protein: protein MGGTEHLTVQREGATLILTLNRPEARNALSLPMLVGLYDGWLEADADDSVRSIVFTGAGGSFCSGMDLKALAGHGMAGEEYRDRLKADPDLHWKAMLRHHRPRKPVIAAVEGYCVAGGTEMLQGTDIRVAGESATFGLFEVKRGLFPIGGSTVRLQRQIPRTHALEMLLTGRPYSAREAAAIGLVGHVVPDGRALAKALEIAGQINSCGPLAVEAVKASVYETAEMTESEGLAAELARGWPVFDTADAKEGARAFAEKRPPVYKRA from the coding sequence ATGGGTGGGACGGAACACCTCACCGTGCAGCGCGAAGGCGCCACGCTGATACTCACGCTCAACAGGCCCGAAGCCAGGAACGCGCTCTCGCTGCCGATGCTCGTCGGCCTCTACGACGGCTGGCTGGAGGCCGACGCGGACGACTCGGTCCGCTCGATCGTCTTCACCGGCGCGGGCGGCTCGTTCTGCTCGGGTATGGACCTCAAGGCCCTCGCCGGCCACGGCATGGCCGGAGAGGAGTACCGCGACCGGCTCAAGGCCGACCCCGACCTGCACTGGAAGGCGATGCTGCGCCACCACCGCCCGCGCAAGCCGGTGATCGCGGCCGTCGAGGGATACTGCGTCGCGGGCGGCACCGAGATGCTCCAGGGCACCGACATCCGTGTCGCCGGGGAGTCCGCGACCTTCGGTCTGTTCGAGGTGAAGCGCGGCCTGTTCCCCATCGGCGGCTCCACGGTCCGGCTGCAACGCCAGATCCCGCGCACCCACGCCCTGGAGATGCTCCTCACCGGCCGCCCCTACAGCGCCCGCGAGGCCGCCGCCATCGGCCTGGTCGGCCATGTCGTACCCGACGGCAGGGCGCTCGCGAAGGCACTGGAGATCGCCGGACAGATCAACTCCTGCGGCCCGCTGGCCGTCGAGGCCGTCAAGGCCTCCGTCTACGAGACCGCCGAGATGACCGAGTCCGAGGGTCTCGCGGCCGAACTCGCCCGCGGCTGGCCGGTCTTCGACACCGCCGACGCCAAGGAGGGCGCCCGCGCCTTCGCGGAGAAACGACCGCCCGTCTACAAGCGCGCCTGA
- a CDS encoding Zn-ribbon domain-containing OB-fold protein has translation MPEVLKAPLVVEFPFTRSLGPVQSAFLTGLRERVVLGVRTGDGRTLVPPVEYDPVTAEEIRDLTEVAPTGTVTTWAWNHAPRRGQPLTTPFAWALVRLDGADTALLHALDVPGPDAVHTGMRVRIRWAEERTGAITDIACFEPYDGSRAQPTGHTGEFADPVTGIVAAARLDYTYSPGRAQTAYINALSGRRTVGERCPACRKVYVPPRGACPTCGVATSEQVEVGPRGTVTTFCIVNIKAAHTANLDIEVPYVYAHIALDGADLALHGRIGGIPYDEVRMGLRVEPVWTEGARYPDHYRPTGEPDADYDTYKELL, from the coding sequence ATGCCCGAAGTCCTCAAAGCCCCTCTCGTCGTCGAGTTCCCCTTCACCCGCTCCCTCGGCCCCGTCCAGAGCGCCTTCCTGACCGGCCTGCGCGAACGCGTCGTCCTCGGTGTGCGCACCGGCGACGGCCGCACCCTGGTCCCGCCCGTCGAGTACGACCCCGTCACCGCCGAGGAGATCCGCGACCTGACCGAGGTCGCCCCCACCGGCACGGTCACCACCTGGGCCTGGAACCACGCCCCCCGCCGCGGCCAGCCCCTCACCACCCCCTTCGCCTGGGCCCTGGTCCGCCTCGACGGCGCCGACACCGCCCTGCTGCACGCCCTCGACGTCCCGGGCCCCGACGCCGTGCACACCGGCATGCGCGTCCGCATCCGCTGGGCGGAGGAACGCACCGGAGCCATCACGGACATCGCCTGCTTCGAGCCGTACGACGGCAGCCGGGCCCAACCGACGGGGCACACGGGGGAGTTCGCGGACCCGGTCACCGGCATCGTCGCCGCCGCCCGCCTCGACTACACCTACTCGCCCGGCCGCGCCCAGACCGCCTACATCAACGCCCTCTCCGGCCGCAGGACCGTCGGCGAGCGCTGCCCCGCCTGCCGCAAGGTCTACGTCCCGCCGAGGGGTGCGTGCCCCACATGTGGGGTGGCCACATCCGAGCAGGTCGAGGTAGGGCCGCGCGGCACAGTGACCACGTTCTGCATCGTCAACATCAAGGCTGCACACACGGCGAATCTCGACATCGAGGTGCCCTACGTCTACGCCCACATCGCCCTCGACGGCGCCGACCTCGCACTGCACGGCCGTATCGGCGGCATCCCGTACGACGAGGTCCGCATGGGGCTGCGCGTCGAACCGGTGTGGACGGAGGGCGCCCGCTACCCCGACCACTACCGGCCCACGGGCGAACCGGACGCGGACTACGACACCTACAAGGAGCTGCTGTGA